Genomic DNA from Haloarcula marina:
ACCTGGACGCCGCCGGGATTCCGTTTCTTGCCGTCGTGGGAAATCACGAGGCCAAGCGGGACGCACAGTGGCTGGACCTCTACGAGCGACTCGGTCTGGCGACGCGCCTGGGGGAGGAACCGACCGTCGTCGGCGACACGGCCTTCTACGGACTGGACTTCGTCCCGCGCTCGAAGCGCGACGACCTCGACTACGAGTTTGCGCCCCACGACGCCGACCACGCCGCACTGGTCACGCACGGCCTCTTTCAGCCGTTCGACCACGGCGACTGGGACGCCGCCGAAGTCCTCGCGGAGTCGTCGGTCCACTTCGACGCGATGCTTCTCGGCGACAACCACAAGCCCGGCAAACAGGAGATAGACGGCCAGTGGGTCACCTACTGCGGGTCTACCGAGCGCGCGAGCGCGAGCGAACGCGAGGACCGCGGCTACAACATCGTCACGTTCGACGAGACGACCCACATCACCCGCCGCGGTCTCGACACGCGCGAGTTCGTCTTCGTCGACGTGGAACTGGCCGAGAGCGAGGGCGTCGAACGCGTCCGGAGCAAAGTCGGCCAACACGACCTCGAAGGAGCGGTGGTCGTCGTCAGCATCGACGGGGACGGGGACCCCATCGCCCCGGCCAGCGTCGAGGAGTACGCGCTGGAGGCGGGCGCACTCGTCGCCCGCGTCACCGACCACCGGGAACTGAGCGCGGACGAGCGCGAGACCACGGTGAGTTTCGCCGACCCGGACGACGCCGTCACCGAACGCGTGCGCGAACTCGGCTTGAGCGGGGCCGCCCGCGACATCGACGAGACGGTCAGAGCGTCGAAAGTCGCCGACGCGAACGTCGCCGATACCGTCGAAGACCGGATTCGAGAACTCTTAGAGGAAGACCCCGATTCGTTGGCCGGAAGCGGCGAGGGCGACGATGCGGAGACGGCCGACCACGCCGCGACGACGGAAGCCGACGGGGGCGAAGCGGGCTCACCGAACGGGCAGTCCGAGACCGCACCGGCGGCGTCGGCCGACGGCGGCGACGGCGAGGACCAATCCAGCATGGAGGAGTTCCTGTGAGGGGTGAGCGCTGATGCGGTTCCAGCGAGTCGCGATGGAGAACTTCAAATGCTACGACGACGCCGACCTGCGGTTGGACCCCGGGGTCACCGTCATCCACGGCCTGAACGGGAGCGGGAAGTCCTCGCTGTTGGAGGCCTGTTTCTTCGCCCTCTACGGGTCGAAGGCCATCGACGAGACGCTGGAAGACGTGGTGACCATCGGGGCCGACGACTGCACGGTCGACCTGTGGTTCAGCCACGGCGGCGGCGAGTACCACATCACGCGGCGGGTGCGCAACACCGGCGAGCGCGCCTCGCACGCCAAGTGCGTGATGGAGACGCCCGAGGGCGACACGTACGAGGGTGCGCGAGCGGTCCGTCGGCGGGTCACCGAACTCCTGCGGATGGACAGCGAGGCGTTCGTCAACTGCGCGTACGTCCGGCAGGGCGAGGTGAACAAACTCATCAACGCCTCGCCGAGCGACCGGCAGGACATGCTGGACGACTTGCTCCAACTCGGGAAACTGGAGACCTACCGCGAACGAGCGAGCGATGCCCGCGTCGGCGTCAAGCGCGTCCGCGACGGCAAGTACGATTCGCTGTCGACGCTCGACGACCAGATAGCCGAGAAAGAGGCGAAGGACCTCCACGAGCGACTGAACGGGCTGGAGACCGAGCGAAACGAGATACAGGAGAAAATCGACAACTTCGAGCGACAGCGCGAAGCGGCCACAGAGACGCTGGAGAACGCGAAGTCGGTCTTGGAAGAACACGAGGAGCGACAGGCCGAACTGTCCGAGTTGGCGAACGACATCGAGGAACTGGAAGGAGATATCGCCGAGGCCGAACGGGAGCGCGAGCGGTTGCAGGACCGCATTTCGGAACTGAAAGCCGAACGCGACTCGCTGGAAGAGGACCGCGACGAGGCGGTGGCCGAGACGGACCTCGACGCGGCGGACCCGGCGGCGGTCGAGGACCGCCTGGAAACCCTCGACGACCGGGCCGACGACCTCCGCTCGCGCATCGAGTCCCAGCGCGTCGAAGCGCAGAAACACAGCGGCGACGCCGACTCGCTCGAATCGCAGGCGGAGGACCTCGAAGCACGTGCGGCCAACAAACGACAGACGGCCGACGACCTCGAATCGGCCCTTGACGACGCCCGCGAGACTATCGCCGACCGGCGGTCGAAACTCGACGATATCGACGCGGACATCGAGGAACTCGAAACGACGTTCGAGGGGAGCGAGACGACCCGCGAGGAAGCGACGGACCACCGAGATACCGTCGCTGACGAACTCGACGAGGCCCGACAGCGCGTGACCGAGTTGGAAACGAAACTCCGGAGCGAACGCGAATCGCTCGAAGAAGCCGAAAAACTCCTCGACGCCGGGAAATGCCCCGAGTGCGGGCAGGACGTGACTGACTCGCCGCACGTCGAGTCCATCGAAGCCGACCGGGAGCGCGTGGCCGAACTGGAGTCGACCCTGTCGGCGGCCCGTGAGACGGTCGAGTCGCTACAGACCGACCTGGAACGCGCCGAGTCGCTGGCCGACGCCGCCGACCGGTTGGCGACGCTGGAACAGAACCGCGAGAACGTCGTCCAACTCGTCGAGGAGAAGGAGTCGAGCATCGAGGCCGACGAGGAGCGAATCGAACAACTGCGCGAGGACGCCGACGAACTAGCCGAGGAAGCAGCACAGAAGCGCGAGGCGGCGGCGGAAGCGAACGAACGGGCCGCGGAGTGCCGGTCGGTCATCGGCGAGTGCAACCAAGAACACCAACAGGTCAAGCAGTCGATTCAGCGACTGGAACGCCTCGCCGAGGTCATCGACGCTATCGACGACCACGAGCGCGAACTCGACCAACTCCGGGAGAAGCGGTCCCAAGCCGCGGAGATGAACGACCAGCGACGCGACCGACTCGCCGAGAAGCGCGAGCAGAAACAGGAGTTGGCCGAACAGGTCGACGAGTCGCGAATCGAGGAGGCCCGCGACGACAGGCAGCGCGCGGCCGACTATATCGAACAGGTCGACCCGCGACTCGACGAACTCCGCGAGAAGCGCGACGACCGACAGAGCGCCATCGGCGGCGTCAAGAACGAAATCGAGGAACTGGAAGGACTGCGGGAACGGCGCGAGAACCTCGCCGAGTCGCTGTCGAAACTCGACTCGCTATACGAGGAGGCCCAGCAGTTACAGGAGATGTACGGCGCGCTCCGGGCGGAACTGCGCCAGCGGAACGTCGAGACGCTCGAACGAATGCTCAACGAGACGTTCTCGCTCGTCTATCAGAACGACTCCTACTCCCACATCGAACTCGACGGCGAGTATCAGTTGACCGTGTTCCAGAAGGACGGCGAACCGCTGGAACCCGAACAGCTATCCGGCGGCGAGCGCGCGCTGTTCAACCTCAGCCTGCGGTGTGCCATCTACCGACTGCTCGCGGAGGGCATCGAGGGGGCCGCGCCGATGCCCCCGCTCATCCTCGACGAACCGACCGTGTTCCTCGACTCGGGCCACGTCACGCAACTGCTGGACCTGATACAGTACATGCGCGACGACGTGGGCGTCGAGCAGATTCTCGTCGTCAGCCACGACGACGAACTCGTCGGGGCGGCCGACGACCTCGTCCGAGTGGAGAAAGACGCCACCTCGAACCGGTCGCACGTCGACCGCGTGGACCAAATCGAGGAGACGATTGCGGAACTGGCCTGACGCTTACCGGTCGGTGAGCGCGTCGACGGCGCGGTCTGCCGTCGGCGTCGTGTCGTAGCCGCGTCGACCGGTCACGTCGACTTCTTCGAGCAGACCCGCCGCGCGGAACTCCGCGAGCAGGCCGTGTAAGTCGCTCTCACAGAGGTCGTAACTGTCCAGCAGTTCGTGGACCGAGAGCGGCCCGCGGTCGGCCACTTCGACGAGCAGCCCCAGCGCCCGGTCGTCGTGGGCGGCCGTGACGACGGTCCGGACGGCGTCCGGGACGGCCCCGGCGGCGGTCGCGAGTGGCGACTCGCCGTCGACGGGTTCGAGGTCGGCGTTCTGGACGTGCCGTTCGGCGCCCGTCTCTGGGTCCCGAACCAGACTCGCGTCCTTGGACTCTTTCAGCAGGATGTAGTGGGTGCCCGACGCGTCGCGGACGGTTCGCATACCCGCCGTAGCGGGCGTGCGTGGTTAGCCGTTGTGGTCGTCGGTGTCGTCGCTTTCGCTGTCGTCGGTTCCGCTCTCGGTGTCGTCGCTTTCGCTGTCGTCGGTTCCGCTCTCGGTGTCGTCCTCGTCCGCTTTCCGCTCGCGCTCGAACTTAACGTACCGCGCGGTGCCGTAGGCGAACGCGACGACGCCGACGAGGAAGACGCGGATGCCGAGGTCGACCTGCCCCCGGAAGTACGCGAGCATGGGGCCGACAGAGAGCGCCAGTAGCGCGACGTTGAACACGAGGACGAGTTTCCAGAACAGACCGGCGGCCTCGCTGCTCGCACCGCCGTCGGGCGGATTCGGCGCTTTCGGAACCGGTGGACCGAGGCTCTCGGGGTCGAACTCGTCCGGTTCGTAGGGGCTCTTCTCGGAGAGCACGCCGGGGGGACTGTCCGGGTCGGGTTCGTCGGAACCGGGTGGCACGCTATGCCCTCGGGACGCGACGATTATAGGCGTTCGCAGTCGCTTACGCGCTGTCGGTGAGCGACACCGTCGTATCGCTCTGAATCCACGCCAGCGGATGCTGGGCGTCGTAGAACACTGTCCCCTCCTCGGTCTCGTAGGTCTCGGTCGTCTGCACTGCGTTCGGCAGCGCAGGCTCGGACCGAATTTCGTCCGCCCTGTCCGACTGACCGTCGGGAGATGCGTGGTGCGACATGGGGACGTCGTCAAGTGGTATGACATTACGTACCATATATCTTCTGTCCCCGACAAACACCGCCGACCGCCGACGTTTTTATCCGCCCTCTCGAAAGGAGGGCAAGCATGAGTGACGAAGGCCAGCGCACCTTCGGGGATTTCCAAGCGGAGGGCGCTGACGACAGGCCGGTCGCCGACGAAGCGGCGGCCATAGCCGGGAACGGCGGTGGGTCGGCGGACCTCGTCGACATCGACGAACGGCAGTTTCCCGACGTCTCCGAAACGGTCGAGTTCGTCGTGACGCAGGTCGATTACACCGTGGAGGGTCGGGGCGACGACGAGTTCCCAGTCGTCCACGTCTTCGGCCGTACCGACGACAACGAGACGGTCCACGCGCGGGTCTACGAGTTCGAACCCTACTTCTACGTCCCCGCGGACAGCGTCACCGAAGACCGACTGCGCCAGTACGACCGCATCGTCGACTGGCACTACGAGGACGCGAACGGCGACCCCTTCGAGTCGATTCGCGGCGAACGCCTGCTGAAGATAATCGGGCAGACGCCGCGCGACGTGGGGCAGATGCGGGACGACTTCGACCACTACGAGGCGGACATCCTCTTCCCGAACCGCCTGCTCATCGACAAGGACATCACCAGCGGCGTCCGCGTCCCCGTCCGCGAACTCGACGACGGGAGCCTGAAGGTCCATCACGAGGAGATTGCGGCCGTCGAGGCCAGCGCCGACCCGCGAGTCAACACCTTCGACATCGAGGTGGACGACCGCCACGGGTTCCCCGAGGAGGGCGAGGAGACCATCGTCTGTCTCACTTCCCACGACTCCTACGACGACGAGTACGTGGTCTGGTTGTACGAGTCGCCCGACGGCATCGAGGGGCCGGAGGCGCTCGCCGGATACGACCCCATCCACGAGGACGTCGACTTCGAGGCCGACGTACGCGTCTTCGAGGCGGAGGAGGCGATGCTCGAAGCGTTCGTCGACTACATCGTCGAGACGGACCCCGACGTGCTGACCGGGTGGAACTTCGACGACTTCGACGCGCCGTACTTCCTGGACCGACTCGACGAACTATCGAGTCCGATGCACGACTACGACCTCGACATCAATCGCCTCTCGCGGGTGAACGAGGTCTGGCGCAGCGACTGGCAGGGGCCGGACATCAAGGGCCGGGTCGTCTTCGACCTGCTGTACGCCTACAAACGCACGCAGTTCACCGAACTGGAGTCCTACCGCCTCGACGCGGTCGGCGAACAGGAACTCGGCGTCGGCAAGGAACGGTACACCGGCGACATCGGCGACCTCTGGGAGGAGAACCCCGAGCGCTTGCTGGAGTACAACCTCCGGGACGTGGAACTGTGCGTCGAACTCGACAGGGAGCAGGACATCATCGACTTCTGGGACGAGGTCCGCACCTTCGTCGGGTGTAAACTGGAGGACGCGACGACGCCCGGCGACGCCGTGGACATGTACGTCCTCCACAAACTGTTCGGCGAGTACGCGCTCCCCTCGAAGGGTCAACAGGCGAGCGAGGACTACGAGGGCGGGGCCGTCTTCGACCCCATCACCGGCGTCCGGGAGAACGTCACGGTACTGGACCTGAAGTCGCTGTACCCGATGTGCATGGTGACGACGAACGCGAGTCCCGAGACGAAAGTCGACCCGGAGAGATACGACGGCGACACCTACGTCGCCCCCAACGGGACTCACTTCCGGAAGGAACCGGACGGCGTCATCCGGGAGATGGTCGACGAACTGCTGACCGAACGCGAGGAGAAGAAGGGCCTGCGAAACGACCACGACCCATCGGACCCCGAGTACGAGCGGTACGACCGCCAGCAGGCCGCCGTGAAGGTCATCATGAACTCGCTGTACGGCGTGCTGGGGTGGGACCGGTTCCGCCTCTACGACAAGGAGATGGGCGCGGCCGTCACCGCCACCGGGCGGGAGGTCATCGACTACACCGACGAAGTGGTCGCTGACGAGGGGTACGAGGTCGTCTACGGCGACACCGACTCGGTGATGTTACAGGTCGGCGATGTCGGCCCGGAAGACGTCGACGGCGACGTCGCGGTCACCGACGAGATACGCGAGAAACACCCCGAGATGAGTGACGCCGAACTCACGACGGTGGCCGCGACCATTCAGAAGGGGTTCGAGTTGGAGGACGTTATCAACGCCTCCTACGACGAGTTCGCCAGCGAGCGTCTGAACGCTGAGGACCACCGCTTCCAAATCGAGTTCGAGAAACTGTACCGGCGGTTCTTCCAAGCGGGCAAGAAGAAGCGCTACGCGGGCCACATCGTCTGGAAGGAGGGCAAGCACGTCGACGACATCGACATCACCGGGTTCGAGTACCAGCGCTCGGACATCGCGCCCATCACGAAACGGGTCCAGAAGGAGGTCATCGACCGTATCGTCCACGGGGAGGACGCCGACTCGATAAAGGAGTACGTCGGCGACGTCATCGAGGACTATCAGGACGGGAACGTCGACTACGACGACGTGGGTATCCCC
This window encodes:
- a CDS encoding DUF7322 domain-containing protein, translated to MPPGSDEPDPDSPPGVLSEKSPYEPDEFDPESLGPPVPKAPNPPDGGASSEAAGLFWKLVLVFNVALLALSVGPMLAYFRGQVDLGIRVFLVGVVAFAYGTARYVKFERERKADEDDTESGTDDSESDDTESGTDDSESDDTDDHNG
- the mre11 gene encoding DNA double-strand break repair protein Mre11, coding for MTRVIHTGDTHIGYQQYHAPERRADFLDAFRQVVSDAVDDDVGAVVHAGDLFHDRRPTLTDIMGTLDVLKDLDAAGIPFLAVVGNHEAKRDAQWLDLYERLGLATRLGEEPTVVGDTAFYGLDFVPRSKRDDLDYEFAPHDADHAALVTHGLFQPFDHGDWDAAEVLAESSVHFDAMLLGDNHKPGKQEIDGQWVTYCGSTERASASEREDRGYNIVTFDETTHITRRGLDTREFVFVDVELAESEGVERVRSKVGQHDLEGAVVVVSIDGDGDPIAPASVEEYALEAGALVARVTDHRELSADERETTVSFADPDDAVTERVRELGLSGAARDIDETVRASKVADANVADTVEDRIRELLEEDPDSLAGSGEGDDAETADHAATTEADGGEAGSPNGQSETAPAASADGGDGEDQSSMEEFL
- a CDS encoding DUF7346 family protein encodes the protein MRTVRDASGTHYILLKESKDASLVRDPETGAERHVQNADLEPVDGESPLATAAGAVPDAVRTVVTAAHDDRALGLLVEVADRGPLSVHELLDSYDLCESDLHGLLAEFRAAGLLEEVDVTGRRGYDTTPTADRAVDALTDR
- a CDS encoding DNA-directed DNA polymerase, whose protein sequence is MSDEGQRTFGDFQAEGADDRPVADEAAAIAGNGGGSADLVDIDERQFPDVSETVEFVVTQVDYTVEGRGDDEFPVVHVFGRTDDNETVHARVYEFEPYFYVPADSVTEDRLRQYDRIVDWHYEDANGDPFESIRGERLLKIIGQTPRDVGQMRDDFDHYEADILFPNRLLIDKDITSGVRVPVRELDDGSLKVHHEEIAAVEASADPRVNTFDIEVDDRHGFPEEGEETIVCLTSHDSYDDEYVVWLYESPDGIEGPEALAGYDPIHEDVDFEADVRVFEAEEAMLEAFVDYIVETDPDVLTGWNFDDFDAPYFLDRLDELSSPMHDYDLDINRLSRVNEVWRSDWQGPDIKGRVVFDLLYAYKRTQFTELESYRLDAVGEQELGVGKERYTGDIGDLWEENPERLLEYNLRDVELCVELDREQDIIDFWDEVRTFVGCKLEDATTPGDAVDMYVLHKLFGEYALPSKGQQASEDYEGGAVFDPITGVRENVTVLDLKSLYPMCMVTTNASPETKVDPERYDGDTYVAPNGTHFRKEPDGVIREMVDELLTEREEKKGLRNDHDPSDPEYERYDRQQAAVKVIMNSLYGVLGWDRFRLYDKEMGAAVTATGREVIDYTDEVVADEGYEVVYGDTDSVMLQVGDVGPEDVDGDVAVTDEIREKHPEMSDAELTTVAATIQKGFELEDVINASYDEFASERLNAEDHRFQIEFEKLYRRFFQAGKKKRYAGHIVWKEGKHVDDIDITGFEYQRSDIAPITKRVQKEVIDRIVHGEDADSIKEYVGDVIEDYQDGNVDYDDVGIPGGIGKKLDNYDTDTAQVRGAKYANLLLGTNFQSGSKPKRLYLGRVHADFFERVEDELDLDPKRDPLYGEFRRDPDVICFEYADQIPEEFEVDWDKMLDKTLKGPIARILEALDISWDEVKSGQEQTGLGQYM
- a CDS encoding DUF7331 family protein, with the translated sequence MSHHASPDGQSDRADEIRSEPALPNAVQTTETYETEEGTVFYDAQHPLAWIQSDTTVSLTDSA
- the rad50 gene encoding DNA double-strand break repair ATPase Rad50; amino-acid sequence: MRFQRVAMENFKCYDDADLRLDPGVTVIHGLNGSGKSSLLEACFFALYGSKAIDETLEDVVTIGADDCTVDLWFSHGGGEYHITRRVRNTGERASHAKCVMETPEGDTYEGARAVRRRVTELLRMDSEAFVNCAYVRQGEVNKLINASPSDRQDMLDDLLQLGKLETYRERASDARVGVKRVRDGKYDSLSTLDDQIAEKEAKDLHERLNGLETERNEIQEKIDNFERQREAATETLENAKSVLEEHEERQAELSELANDIEELEGDIAEAERERERLQDRISELKAERDSLEEDRDEAVAETDLDAADPAAVEDRLETLDDRADDLRSRIESQRVEAQKHSGDADSLESQAEDLEARAANKRQTADDLESALDDARETIADRRSKLDDIDADIEELETTFEGSETTREEATDHRDTVADELDEARQRVTELETKLRSERESLEEAEKLLDAGKCPECGQDVTDSPHVESIEADRERVAELESTLSAARETVESLQTDLERAESLADAADRLATLEQNRENVVQLVEEKESSIEADEERIEQLREDADELAEEAAQKREAAAEANERAAECRSVIGECNQEHQQVKQSIQRLERLAEVIDAIDDHERELDQLREKRSQAAEMNDQRRDRLAEKREQKQELAEQVDESRIEEARDDRQRAADYIEQVDPRLDELREKRDDRQSAIGGVKNEIEELEGLRERRENLAESLSKLDSLYEEAQQLQEMYGALRAELRQRNVETLERMLNETFSLVYQNDSYSHIELDGEYQLTVFQKDGEPLEPEQLSGGERALFNLSLRCAIYRLLAEGIEGAAPMPPLILDEPTVFLDSGHVTQLLDLIQYMRDDVGVEQILVVSHDDELVGAADDLVRVEKDATSNRSHVDRVDQIEETIAELA